A window of Solanum stenotomum isolate F172 chromosome 9, ASM1918654v1, whole genome shotgun sequence genomic DNA:
AAGTGTGCtgactttgttaatcgatccaCGATCACCCATATAAAATCATAACCCTTAAGAGTTCATGGCAATCCAGTGATAAAATCCATGGTAATTCACTTCCATTTCCATTCTGGTATCACAAGTGTTGCATCAACCCTGTAGGTCTTTGGTGTTCAGCTTTAACTTGCTGGCAAGTCAAACATCGAGTGACATAACTCGCAACATCTTTCTTCATACCCTCCCACCAGTACAACTGATGAAGATCTTGGACtcttggtacatttttgtggATCCTGGATGAACTGAGTACTTAGAGCCATGCGCTTCTTCAAGCAAAGTTTGTCTCAAACCGTTAACATCTGGTACACAGACACGATTGCCAAGTCGCAATACCCCATGACTATCCACGATAAAATCTTTATTCTTGTTAAGAACACCTTCGTCTCTAATTTTGCACAACCGCATGTCTAGGTATTTCTTTGCCTTTATATCCTCCATTAATGAGGACTTCGCTTGAACACATGCCAATAATGAACATGCATGCCCTAAACTAAAGTCTACTCCACTTTCTTTCAATTTGTGAATTTCTCTTGCTAATGGCCTCCTTGTTAAGGTAAGGTGGGCCAAACTCCCCATTGACTTTCGGCTCAGCGCATCAGCTACTACATTAGCTTTGCCTGGATGGTACAAATTGCACATTCATAGTCTTTCAATAATTCCACCCATTGCCGTTAAATAAAATCTGTTACTTGTGTTGAAGGGGttcaatattaattatataacatACAATATAGATTTGATCTTATATACagagtaattttttataatccttagatatttgtgtagttatatttttttttgacggGAGTATGTAGATGTACTCAAACAAGGTGAgatcaaatattataatatcGTAGTTATTTTAACAGTGCTTACAACACTTTTTTCCCAATCAATGgcttattttcaatttcaaacactTGAACAAATGtttaaaactttcttttatTCAACTAACTAATCCAAAGCTACCAACCCAGGTTTTGCTTCAGCCTCTTGCAATCCATCCATTGTATCATAAAGTGGCTTGTTTAACGTCTCTGGTAAATACATTACCAAAAATCCTCCAATAATACCACATGCCCCAAATACAGCAAACGGCACGCCGCCCCCTAACACAACTATAATTGGAGCCAAAATCGCCCCCAAACTCACGGCTTGCTTCGAGCATCCTAGTGCTGCATTTCTCACTACAGTTGGAAACAATTCCATGCCATACACGAGCAGCAAATTGAAAGTACCAGATATTCCAAATATCCCAAGCAATCCGCACACCATCCTAACAATTTTCCAGGTCTCATCGGTACTCTTCAAAAAACTCCCCACTAAGCAGAAAATCGCACTGAACCACATTGTCCCTATGGCTAACGGCTTTCGACCAATCCTGTCAAGCACTAATGATGTTAATAAATAGGCAGGCATTTCAGAAACTGAATTAAGTGCAACGTTGAGGTACAAATTAGTTCCGAGATTAACCGCGTTCAAACTCAACCCGTAATATACAATGGAACAAAAGAAGTTAGTAGCCACAGCTACGAACAACCGAATCCGTGTGACAGGAGACCTTATTACATCTAAAATTGATGCTTTTTTGGTATTGAATTTAGAATTAGGGATATCGTCCTTGGATACTTCACAATCGAGGGCAAGAACAACGTCATAAGGAATGTTTTGTTTGCCATTAGAAACCGCGATTTTCTGCATAATTTTCATAGCTTCGTCTACTTTTCCTCTAACGAGGTACCATCTAGGTGACTCGTGGAGGAAAGGTAATACGAAGATAACGAAAATAAGGGAAGGGATTGAAGAAGCAATGTAGAGAGATCGCCACGGTTGGATGAAATAAGCAATGGCGGATACAACGACTATTCCAGTAGAGTATAAATATAAAGTGGACATTCCAGCTACGCCACGCCATGATTGGCCAACGGGTTCAGTCGAGAGAACAAAAGCACAAAGGCCGGTCCCACCAGTGCTGAAACCGGAGAGAAATCGGAACAAGACGTACGTCCAGTAATCGGAAGAGAATGCAGTTAGAATACTAAAAATAGCATTCAAAATGCAAATTATTGCCAGGGAGCCTTTTCTCCCAAATTTTGTATCTGATAAATGTCCAAATACTCCCGCacctgaaaaaaataaaatcaattttaaatgtGTTACCATATATTatctatattttcaaaatattacgtaTCATACTACTAATTAAAAAgtttctatcatatattgagaatatatatgtatttttgctaccaaATACATTAAAATAGAGAGAGAGGCGAACGAGATTGTTATGTATCTCAATTACATGCTAATCACACTAGATATACactaatacatatatttgtatgtatctgagatactatatacaggggcggctcaacataATTTGTGGCCTAAAGCAAAATTTTTattagaggcctaaaatctatataaattttatctatatctatttatttttctaaatttctagACGTAAATTACTActtaatatcttttatataaatgatttttcaaacactttttttttaattattagttttaagtaagattttatcaattcaacattgaaaaacatcattttattgagacaattattatatgaattattaaNCAAAGGCCGGTCCCACCAGTGCTGAAACCGGAGAGAAATCGGAACAAGACGTACGTCCAGTAATCGGAAGAGAATGCAGTTAGAATACTAAAAATAGCATTCAAAATGCAAACTATTGCGAGGGAGCCTTTTCTCCCAAATTTTGTATCTGATAAATGTCCAAATACTCCTGCacctgaaaaaaataaaatcaattttaaatgtgttaccatatatattattattattattatctatattttcaaaatattacgtatcttactactaattaaaaaatttctatcatatattgagaaagatatatatgtatttttgctaccaaatacattaaaatagagagagaggcgagcgagattgttATGTATCTCAATTACATGCTAATCACACTAGATATAcactaaatacatatatttgtatGTATCTGAGATACTATATACATAGGAGAGTGACAAGCGAGATGGGAGAGGTGCTACAGAGCCGAAcaagatttgttatgtatcccaAATATACGCGAATCCACTTGAATATAATGAATCTAGAATAAACTACACCTAGTTTTAACCCCATGTATCCCAAGATACATGTATGTGGACATATCTAAACGTATTTGGACGCACCAAAATCTTGGGGTGTGCATTCCATTTTTCGGTTTGGGTTTCTACTATTCGGTTCGGATTTTTcggtttttgatttttaaaaagtgtaacTCAAtccaaaccaaaataaatttggtttggtttttctcttTTCGATTCGGTTATTCAATTATgtcacatatatatacataattcagtttttatttttatattttggtttttatatttctaaatacgaaatcaaacaaaaaaaacaaataaagtaaattataaatccaaaaccaaaccaaaaaaccaatccaaattagaatttgttttggtttttcagtttaatccaaatagtgcacacccttatcaaaatatataatattgcaaactaaagTGTATGTAAATAAATATCTCCTAAACTATATCAAAAgtaacaattttgatttttcaattataaCAACTAAAAAGTGGCTATTTGTGAAAGGAGGTACCGATCATGCAGCCAGCGAAAAATATAGATTGAACAAGTCCAACCTTAAACTTGTCTCCGCATATTAATCCGAATTCGGATATCGTAGAACTTCCATTTCCACCCGACCATTCCCATGAGCCGGGCTCCGAAGAGCAACGGCTCGTTGTACCAGCGTGGCTTGTCAAATAATGCCACGCTGGTTCACGATCCGCAAAGATCATGACCATGGTTAGTATCCCCTCCAGTAACCAAGCCAAGCATGTTAACACAAGGTGTCTCACCTGCCACAACCCAAACTCCCCGCAGTACTTCTCCAACATCTCATCCATCGTTATTTTTTTCGGGTTCGCCTCTCGAGAGACGAGTGGCGACCTGAGGTCGCCGTCGTATAATTGGCCGTGTGATGATAATGCCGAcgacatttattattttacctaCTAATGATATTATATTGTACCACAACGATATTTAAAGACTAATTTGCAAATATCATGAGATTGTGTACCTATATTATAGAGTTTTTAAACGGAAGGTAGAGCacatgcatgtgattataaaagTAGTTGTAGAAATTTATGACGGACCACTTCTGTAGAAAAAtatgttagggttttgccctaattttcttaccataatttaagatttatttttccttaaagaaaagataaaatattatcataaatgtttttactttttttgaaacgaaaatataatattctttcatatttggtttattctctccttttaggactctttttctagtaagaaaaagttttaggactctataaatataggtttgtttcttctaacacaaaaaaaaacaattacatccacaatgtagtcgtttaagaaTCTTGTTTATGGGAAGATTTATtttctctaaagtttcaatgtttttctttatattagttttgatataataatattttgatttttaatataagtttttgttatctgatttatcaactatatgatttgtaaattgtaagcttccgcatgacgccctaatcatccttcataacccaacaagtggtatcagagcacatgatTCAAAGATCCGGTGGTCGTCCTATGGTTCAACGAGGTTGAAGACAGGCTCAAgatggtttcaaatcaatttgtaatcaatttgatgataatgaagatttttttgtCAAGCTACATGTGGGGAAGAAGTTTcaacatattttcaacattcctgttgctgcaatttttaagaataaaaataaaatattttaaacccatttttaacccatatattttaaactttatttttaaccatggcAAATAACAATGAtgaagattttgtgaagaacaagattatcatgCAATGAAGAGACAAATCAAgctttgtcaagaaaatccagtcaaaaggggagatttgttagggttttgccttgattttcttaccataatttaagatttatttttccttaaaaaaagacaaaacattaccataaatgtttttatttttcttgaaacgaaaatataatattctttcatatttggtttattctctccttttaggactctttttctagtaagaaaaagttttaggactctataaatataggtttgtttcttctaacacaaaaaaaacaattacatccacaatgtagtcgtttaagagtcttgtttatggggagatttattctctcttttcaatgtttttctttatattagttttgatataataatattttgatttttagtataagtttttgttatttgatttatcaactatataatttgcaaattgtaaacttccgcatgacgccctaatcatccttcataacccaacaaaatacttaacattttttaaatcaattttatataatGATGAACTACTGATGAATTATGAAAAGAATAAGATAGATACTAATTATTTAGTGACAAAATTTTGTAGAACATGTTAATTATTTAGATTACTTTAGTGAATGATTGCATGTAAAATCGAACCCTTATTAATAAGCTAAGTAAGGCAGATTATTCACTTTTGCTATCACTGTGTCGAATTATTCAAAAAtacattgtttttaaaaaattcgaCATATGTAATCTTTTATATTCTTTAAGAGTCTGACCAACAAGTTGAAATGATGGATGAGTATATGTTTACGTTGACGTCCTCTAGACCAAGTAAAATTGGAATTGCCTATTAGTCTGAGCAACTTATTTAGTACGAGtactattatttaatttaaatttcccTGCAAATTTTTCGTCATCTATTGTCTGTATAAGTAATATTGGAGTTATCTGGAAAAAGAGTAATTCTTGTAAAAGAGCGTTTGGAagttaaaagtgtttttttaatataaaaatattgtatttcaaagtttgaattgaaataatgaatcaattatataaacaaaaacACTTGTTTAAAATAATCACcatatatctttttaaatttttgaaaccAACCAAATTTATTTGCAAACGGccgtcttttattttattttattaactttttaATAGCTTCTTAAGTTTAATTAGCTAATACTCCTATTATGTTTAATTATTACTATCACATCACAATAATTATTGTAGTacatttaatttcttctttataTGTCAACTTTTTTGCGAAAGATTGACTCTTAAGATACGCTTTCATTTCTTATATTTATAACTAGGAAACGTATCGGGGCTTCGCACagtcaataaattaaattattaaataaaatacttaatattttaaacttttctGTAGCTAATTATTGTATAGAGTTGGaggaaaaaagtaaaagaaaaaaaaaaagataaataagataTTGGCTACAGAGAAGNaaaaaaaataattaattgaaaagatatgtctatagCTTTCATTAATTCTTGTATCCTAACTATATAGACGGCTTACCTATTAAATATGGTACGTGCATATTGTCAAACTGATGAAAGATATATGAATTGGCTACGTGGAAATGAAAATGTACacattataattattattattattataatattcttaaaATCAATGACAATGTTTTTGATAACGATATCTTGCAATTAATATGGTATACATATAGAAAAATTTAAGCTAGAACGcgttatttatttaagagagaATGAAAAGTGAATAAAAAGACAATCGCTAGCTAATTAGTTATTTTGAGAACTTTGAAGCCCCTCTCAAGGTACACTAATAAAAGGAGAACTAGTTTGATTCAACACAtgttaataaagaaaaaaaattcaagatgaTACAAGCTTGAATTTTTAACTAGGAAAACAAAATActaactataaattattttagttatttgatgaatgtagacacgtaattttttatCGAACATAAGTTTTACATCCATTTTagagcttaaatattttataaaaatctaaattaaatattttatttttttcttattatagtaagtttattttaaaatatttgaaaataacaaaaaatatatgtttcattttaattttagtttaataaataagctagtatttcttaattataatttattattagctACTCAgtttttgttagtttaaaagaatacttaattaatattatattatattaattattaaaaaaaaaaaaaaaatttaccccACTACCCATACCCATCTCACATTACCCCCACTCACCCCTTAACCCCCACTTACCTCCCCATTAATTTCTACAACACCCATATACACATATTTATACACACAcaaatctgcaaaaaaaaatacacacacAGAGACGaacagaaaaaagaagaaaaaaaattagccaAAAATCccacaaaccaaaaaaaatcaactactacaaaaccaaaaaacacaaaacgcagcaagaaaagaaagagaaaagatttgcacACTTGAAAAAAAATCCATTCACCTATATACAAACATTTTTCTTCCTTCTACACATATATCACTACATACAATCTACCAAACGATTCGTGGGTGTTTTAATCGAGGTTCGATTAAGATTTTACAGTATTTATTCTCTTTATTTAAGGTTAAACTTtatcttatttctttaatttattcatgaaatttgatgtaattatgTGATATGTTTTCTTATAGTTTTGTTTGATTCATGATTTAATTGAAATGGATATTTGATTAACCGTTGTATCTTATTTAATGAGCGAAGATGACTTTAATTggttattattttcatttgtttattttttaattccttagTTCTACTTTGATTTATATGCCATTAATGATGAAGTAGAaatttttaggctcaaaaaaaattattgtcatttttattttatcaaacaaaaataagaattattttttaccattctttattattttgttggatTAAAAAGTGTATGCTTAATTTTGACGTTAATTTTaagagtaaaaataaaataaaataaaataaacatatatagaAATGATGCTAGAATTATATATTGTATCCTCAacatttagatttattttactttatttagttttatttataagggacaaaatattatttttttaatgaaacttTTAGACACGTTAAAATGAAATGGTTCCAATTAAAAATGTGGTTGCACATCTTTTTTGAAACattaaatttcaaagaaaattgaGAAGGGCTTGTTCTTGAATTAGATGGAACATTAGCGGTCTTAGGTGATTTATCATTGCTCCCGGGCCCTCTTATCTCTTCCTTCTCCGAGCTATTCAAGGATGCGGTGACGCACCTTGGCCAATAATATAATTAGTCATTAATTTAAAGTAGAGACTTATAGACAAAATTAATAAGAAGACAATTATGTTTCTAAATGTCAAGACCAAGAATGCGGTTACGCATCTAGGTTAAGACCAAAtaaaaagttcaacaataaaaCAATGCAAACAAATAATGGCATGTAATAACGtatccaaaataataa
This region includes:
- the LOC125877714 gene encoding organic cation/carnitine transporter 4-like codes for the protein MSSALSSHGQLYDGDLRSPLVSREANPKKITMDEMLEKYCGEFGLWQVRHLVLTCLAWLLEGILTMVMIFADREPAWHYLTSHAGTTSRCSSEPGSWEWSGGNGSSTISEFGLICGDKFKVGLVQSIFFAGCMIGAGVFGHLSDTKFGRKGSLAIICILNAIFSILTAFSSDYWTYVLFRFLSGFSTGGTGLCAFVLSTEPVGQSWRGVAGMSTLYLYSTGIVVVSAIAYFIQPWRSLYIASSIPSLIFVIFVLPFLHESPRWYLVRGKVDEAMKIMQKIAVSNGKQNIPYDVVLALDCEVSKDDIPNSKFNTKKASILDVIRSPVTRIRLFVAVATNFFCSIVYYGLSLNAVNLGTNLYLNVALNSVSEMPAYLLTSLVLDRIGRKPLAIGTMWFSAIFCLVGSFLKSTDETWKIVRMVCGLLGIFGISGTFNLLLVYGMELFPTVVRNAALGCSKQAVSLGAILAPIIVVLGGGVPFAVFGACGIIGGFLVMYLPETLNKPLYDTMDGLQEAEAKPGLVALD